The Notolabrus celidotus isolate fNotCel1 chromosome 19, fNotCel1.pri, whole genome shotgun sequence DNA window ATGAAAGAGAGTGGAGGTTTTGACAGTTTGTCTCCACAATCAAACCAAGAAAAATCGTCCGGAGCTGCAGAACTCTGAGAGCATTTTTGCTTTGGGATATAACTGTAATATCTGTTTAACTATAGCCCATTCTTTGAGACAGTCCATGTGCAGAAGAACAAACATGCAATATCACAAGCAGCACAGTCCACATGAATAATCATGCTTTGCCACTGATTGACTGTCAGCGACTGAAACAGAAATGAGGAACCAAGGACATGCACATAATGTTCTGACTgtcaaagtgaaagtaaacacaACTTCTACTTCCCAGAATTCTGCCAATGACACTTTCATTTCAAGTTCCTGTTTATCAGGCTGCACTGGTGGTGAACTCATGCCAGTTACAGATCTGGAAttcccctgtctgtctgtcagtcttcAGTGTCATGATTatacaacacactgcacctgGACACAAACAGAGTATTTCACAAGACCAAGCTTTGCTCAGAAATTAGGAAAGTACACAGTTCCCTTAAGCTGACCATTTAAAGCAGAAGTTTGTGACTGCTCAACCTATAAAAGGATGACTTTCAGCAGCTGTCCTCATTCAGTCCTGCACAGAGTCAACCATGAGAGGTCTGGTGTTCCTGTTGTTGGTGGCCGTAGCCAGTGCGAGGGTCTTCGAGCGCTGCGAGTGGGCCCGGATACTGAAGAGGAACGGGATGGACGGGTACAAAGGCATCAGCCTGGCCGACTGTGAGTGACTTCCTCCCTGCAACATCACATTTAATAAGTGTCAGATATAGTTCTGATCAATAATGgctataaaacatttatttgaagtaGGCCTTGAAAGAAGAGTAAAGAGTAAAGTGAGGATGTACTGTTATGACTTTTTGCACTGAGATAGAGACAAATATTTGAACATTGCATTCCCAGTCTAGATAAGCAAGTTAAACTTTTATCTATTGGACTAGAATGATGCAACTGAGCTCTAAATATCTATAGGAGCTTCTTATCTTAGACGCATGTTTTACGTCTATTGAAGTTATAAGTTATTTGAAGCAATGAGGCTGttagtttcagtttgtttgaagTATGTTATGCACATGAGATTGAAAAAGAAACCTGTTCATATTTGACTCTGcacacatttctttctttaatcaATGGCTGATTGGTATTTTCCTTATTTCAGCTGGTTATGATAGACTGATTCTGACATTTGTTGGGTTTTATCAAATCTTTTGCAGAGAATCGCCCAAAGCAGTTCATGTTAGCTTATCACAAACACTTGAATTAAGGGGAAAACGTTATCTGACCAGGCTGGGAGTCATTTCAAGGAAACCAGCTGCAACTCCAACTCTTTTTTCATTTGGTTGATTtaactttgttttcctctgcaggGTTTGTCTGTCTGAGTGGGAGTCCCACTACAACACCCAGGCCACCAACCACAACACTGACGGATCCGCCGACTACGGCATCTTCCAGATCAACAGCCGCTACTGGTGTGACAATGGCACTCCCACGTCCAACGCCTGCAACATCAGATGCAGCGGTCAGTATTGACAACCTACATGCTGGCCTGATGATATTCAAGCACAAATATAGTTAACGTTTTTtggctctgtgcagtttgctcttgttttgcatctgatTGGGCAGatatgagctgtcagcatctccactctgtGCTGTGCAGAGTGAACTCATATCCTCCCAAGcttaaatcccaacaaatgttctcctcaagaccctttccaaacagagcaggtctagaccgtacactatgttctattattaacaaagacctaacatcaaggacaagatccagtcccatcttacagacaggacttagtctgatcttatcttaatccaccatgagcagagcactttgcagcatttagcaagttacagtggcaaggacaaacttcctttaacaggcagaaacctccagcaggaccaaactcatgttagacacacaagCCCAGACTGATCTAACCTCTTGTCTTTATACTAATAGTGATGTCAAAGTAATATTAACAGACTTTGTGTACACAGCTTTGGGTAAATACCTCCAACTCTAAGTAGATGGTAAAGAATTCACTACTGGTGTTTTCTGAGAATGAGACGTTTTTTGTAGTGATGCATAAAAACGAGCCAATTCTGCCTCAATGGATGCATGatggattttttaaatatgagaCCCTGTTTGCTCTGCAGGGCAGTTTGTGATGCATTTAACCTTTTCtgtgtgctttgtgaattagacagtGTCGTCTTGTCTCGTGTGCACAGGTTTAGTGTGCACAAAAGCAACTACTACTGATAAATACCTCGTAGAACCCCAACTTCTAAACCCTCTGTGTGATCTCTTTTAGTGTCATGTGCACAACTTCAGCAGCCACAAAAGCAGCCCAATGCTTTGTTATTGAGGCAACACTATTTATCAGGAAGAAACAGGTCTCTCTCAAAGAAagaatgctttttatttttttaaaaatctaattttttgtTATAAAGAACTCTATGTTGAGATTTGAAGGGTCTGTTGTGTCACGTAAGGACAAATTCAGaagaggacccaagtgcagattaaCAAAtagttttaataaacacaaaaaataaacaaaaacatactttttcAAACAAATCCAAAGGGAGACACTGAGAACACGCGGAACACACGGACATACTCATGCAGGGAAAGACAATGCACTGACACAGGAGAGGGGACACAgggaaactaaatacacagggtgataagcaacaggtgtggaacacaggacacaggtgaaacaaatgagtgcaatcaaaatggagggaaacacacaagggcaagAAACTAAACCAAACCAGGCActcagggatcaagaactactaAATTTAACAGGAAACAAGATAGACTAGAAAACACAgaaggaatacaacacaagacacaaGGAGGACCTAAGAAACTTACAAATAAACTAGAAATATAAGAAGGAgaacaacaaagaaatacaaaaacgaAGGCAACTCATGACGTGTTGTTTTGTTAAGAAACATTGAAATCaagattttctttattttccttctcAGAGCTCCTGACTGATAACGTCGTCACAGCAATCAACTGTGCCAAACGTGTGGTCAGGGATCCCAACGGCATCGGCGCCTGGTAAGATTTGATCATGTGACTGAAACACAGATTGTTTTAAGTTCATTGACCTTTGACTTGGAAAGACGATGAATAACGAGAcctccctctgtctgtttcagggtGGCTTGGAGAAATCGCTGCCAGGGCCAGGACCTGAGCGGCTATGTGAGAGGATGTggtgtttaaaaatgaagcaggaaAAAGAGAGTGTCATCGGCATATTGAGTTTCTCACAAGTTCAGACACATCGGATTAAAATGCTTGTATTGTTTGTGTTGCTGATCTGACACGactgatgaaataaacaaagagagaaatgttacaaaatgagtgaaatcataattttttttacttttcttgtgTTACAGAAAAAAGGTTGATATTTCACTGATTGAGTTCAGAGTATTTAAGGCCctgaggggtcaaaggtcaagctcCTTAAAACGTATTTTTTTAGATGAGGACATGATGGTTCAAATCTGATTTTACGAAAGTAGGACTAAAATAAAAGTCATAACACTTAAGTCAGGAGCACTTTAGTCAAAGAGAATTATtgatttgcatgcaataagttatatttggcagtTTGGCTCTGTTCTGAGACCTCCCTGCCCTTCAACGTTCCTACACGGAAGGGCTAAGACTGAGACGGGTGGAGCACACCTCCTACCTCTTTCatatgcatacatgaaaagccaaggcagggagggCATCAGCAAAGACCTCCAGGCAACAGTGAGGATACATGACACTAGTAGGCaggtgtatttataaagcaaatttaatatgcagccagttatgttagattctctccctctctctctctctctctctctctctctctctctctctctctctctctctctctctctcagtctctctcagtctctctctctctctctctctctctctctctctctctctctctctctctctctctctctctctctctctaaattcaattcaatttcaatttcaatttttttcaattcaaagggctttattagcatggaaaacatacgtaatcattgctaaagcttaaaaagaaataaaacacaaaattataaacaattacagaataataacattcaatgttaaactaaggttaaactaacagagctgtatagaagtataaaagtaagaaaatatatgaataataaagataataatgataataaaaataaacataacaatcataataataacaacaacaataataattacaataataccaataattacaacaataatactaacgacaacaaaaataataataatgataataataatttcatttatcttttataGATGACTACAGTTTGTAGTCTCTCTCTGTCAATTCAAATTTACTTTAtagtctctgtctctctctgtctctctgtgtctctctctctctctctctctctctctctctctctctctctctccctctctctctctctctctctctctctctctctctctctctctctctccatactTCTGTAACTTAGCGTACATAGTAtacagtgttgggtcttattatttatttaaattaggaaggattattataaatatcagcctccttcactgctctgaagtctgtaacttgcagagtcttagtgtcccgccggacacagaatcacaactgatcctgtcttaaccaaaatgaacctttaatcattcgattcatcttaggacttcttcccaaggattaagactcgcACATTGAATCCTTCCTGTGTGGAGTCACAgcctgaagctggctcagacctcttgactccccagcagggtgcccgtatgcccaacatcTAATAGATCTaatatcaggttaattccataagGCCATTCcctgtcagaaaatatccaatttaaaatataacattaaacaaacataagtatgaaaacatgaaatattttaaaaactaagatcaagaaagaaagaaagtaaattgagttaaaaatgtcattaaatctcagtttgtaaattaaattaaaagtttgtggttacagaa harbors:
- the lyz gene encoding lysozyme C, with product MRGLVFLLLVAVASARVFERCEWARILKRNGMDGYKGISLADWVCLSEWESHYNTQATNHNTDGSADYGIFQINSRYWCDNGTPTSNACNIRCSELLTDNVVTAINCAKRVVRDPNGIGAWVAWRNRCQGQDLSGYVRGCGV